DNA from Lactobacillus johnsonii:
TTATCTAGTGTTCGTTATTTCCTTGCCGCAATTTTTCTCTGCTTGGAACCTGTGGGGAATCTTCTTTCCTGTTTTGACAAGTACTTCAGCTTTATTTAGTGGAATTATCATTTCTCTCTTCTTTCAGCCTTTTATCTTTAGGCTGCAAAAAAGGTTGAGTACTAAGCAAAATGTTTTGTTGTTAACTACAATTACAATTTTGATCTTTACCCTAAGTGCAGGTAATTCACTTTTAACTAGTTACAGTATTTTTGGTTTCTATTTGGTATTGCCTTTTGCTTGGGGAATGCTTATTTCAAAAATTACTGTATCTAAAAAGTTAATAGCTGGTTTAACAGTTGCGACAGTACTTTTGCTTCCAGCAGTTTATTATTTCACTATTCAATTAATACCGATTCAGACTCCACAAGCTGTTGTCTTCACCCAGATGAATATGTCATGGAATACGAGCTTGTTAATGAGTCCGTCATCACCATTAATGATCTTATTTGTAGTAACTGGTGGATTGCTTTTTAGAAAATGGTTGGTAGGGGTATCGCATAAAGTCTTCTCTATCTTAATTCCTGCAATTATCTTTGGGACAACTGCTTATGGAATGACTTTATGGAAAGAAAAGCTTCAATTATTACTTGCTCCTGTTAGCAAAAAAGTTACTCTTCTCTTAATTCTTTCCCTATTAGTCGCAAGTTTTATTATTAATTTTATTTTTAATAGATTTGTTCTTTCAAACAAACATGTTCAAAACTTCTTAGATAAATTTGCTGGCACAGACTTGGATGATCTTCTTAATTTATTAAACAGCGGCTTGAATTTCCTTAAGAAGCATAGGCCAATAATATGTCTCTTTGCATATTTTATGGTTGTAAGTATTATTGGTTTCTTTACATTTAAGAGTAATGTTAACGTTACCTTGACTTATATTTTTACCAGTAGACTTGGAACTGTTATTTTGTCTAGTATTTTTCTTCTAGCATGTTTTGAAGTCTTTTATGTAATTACCAAGCACTTCTGGGTAGCAGCAAGTATTCCAACTATTTTGGGCTTAGGAATTGCGATTGCTAATGGCATTAAAATGAGCTTGAGAGAAGAGCCCGTTTATCCAACAGAGATTGGAGAAATTGTTAATTGGAAGACTTTAATTCCAATGATGGGGACAAACAATTTAATCTATATTCTAATTGGATTAGCTGTCCTAATCGTTTTAATTGTCTTTTTAGAAAAGAAGTTTCCAATTAACCTTAAGCGTAAAAAATCAAGTTGGATAGAGTTGGTTATTAGCCTCTTAGTTTTAATTACACCATTATGGTTTAATGATGAAAATTCATCGATCTATTATATTTCAAAAGGTTTTGATAATAGTCCTAACTTTAGAAATCCACCTGATAGTACAGGAGCTAATGGTTCAATTCTGACTTTTCTAGACTTTATTAAAGTACCAATTATGGATAAGCCAACTAACTATTCAGAAAGTTCTGTAAAAAAGGTTGTTGAAAAATATCAAAATGAAGCTGTAAGTATTAATAAGACGAGAAAGAATAAGTTAAGTGATCAAACGCTTGTCTTTAATCTTAGCGAAAGTTTTGTAGATCCAAAAGAATTCCCAAGTGTTAAGATTTCTAATGATGTTCGTGATCCAATTAAATATATTCGGAAATTGATGACAACAACTACTTCTGGCCACATGCTTAGTGCTGGTTATGGTGGCGGAACTGGAAATATGGAATATGAATCCTTAACTGGATTTAACATGGGAGTATTTTCTACTGCAATTACGCCATACACGCAAGTTACATCTCGTTACAAGTTTTATCCAACAATTGGAATGGACTTTAAGTATAGTAGTGCCTTGCACCCATTTAATGGTACATTCTATGGCCGAATTGATAATTATCGTCGCTTTAAGTTTAATAAATTTGCCTACTTAGGCTCTAAGTATAAGATTTATGATAAAAAGACTATTGGAACTAATCCATATTTATCTGATGAGACAGCTTATCAAAATGGTTTGCGACAAATTAATAGTCAAAAAGATGGTCAGTTTATCAATTTAATTTCAATGCAAAACCATATTCCATATGGTGATTATTACTCTCCAAATGAATATAAAGAAAATGTTAGTGGGTCTTTAATTTCTGACGAAAATACTAAAAATAGTTTTGCTGCATATACTAAAGGTATTGAATATACAGATAAAGCTGTGAAAAAGTTCATTAAACAGATTGATAAAATCAATAAGCCAATTACCCTTGTATTTTATGGTGACCACTACCCAGCAATTATTGATCAGACACAATTAAGTAAATATCCGGTAAAATTACATGCAACGAACTACTTTATCTATTCAAATAAGTATGCCCGTGAGCATAGTGCTAAGAGTAAAATCAAACCAAATAAATATGTCTCAACAGCTTCCTTTATTCCAATGGCTTTAGAGCAAACTAATTCAAAAGTAACCGCTTATCAAGCGTTGCTTACTAAGAGTTATCAAGAATTACCTGCTATCACTATTAACTATTCTGGAGATGATGGCTTTGAATTAATCGATCAAAATGGTAAGCAAGTTTCTGAGAAGAAATTAACTAAGAAACAAAAAGAGTTATTAAAGGATTATCAATTAATTCAATATGATATGTCTGCAGGGAAAGGATACAGCTTAAAGATTAAGGGCTTTTATAAATAAGCAGTTGACTAAATAGCCATTCTCCCTTATGATCATAGGTAATAAAAGTAGCAACTTGATTCAGTGTTCAGAGAACTAGCGGTTGGTGTGAGCTAGGCAGGTTAAGTGAGCGAAGTACACAGTGGGGTAGTTTCCGTATCAACTATTTTAAGGCGCATTAGGCGTAAACGTGGGTGGTACCACGGCTAATAAAGTAATTTAGTCGTCCCTAGATTTCGAAAGAAGTCTAGGGACGTTTTTGTTAGGAGAAAGTTTATGGCAAAATTTGATATTTTAGAAGATTTAAAATGGCGTGGAGCTATTAATCAAGAAACTGATGAAGAAGGTTTGCGCAAGTACTTAGCAGAACATGATGATTTAGCGCTTTACTGCGGAACTGATCCAACCGGAGATTCTCTTCATATTGGGCACCTAATTCCTTTCATGATTATGAAGAGATTCCAAATGGCTGGTTACCACCCAGTAATTTTAATTGGTGGTGGTACTGGTTCAATCGGTGATCCATCAGGTAGAAAGACTGAGCGTGTTCTTCAAACTGCTGAACAAGTTAAACATAATGAAGAAAAATTAACTGCTCAAATGAAGAAACTATTCGGTACAGAAAACTTTGAAATTAAGAATAATGCGGAATGGTTAGGTAAGTTAAATTTAATCGATTTCTTACGTGATTATGGTAAGTTCTTCCAAGTTAATAACATGATTAATAAGGATGTTGTTGCTAGTCGTTTAGAAAATGGTATTTCATTTACTGAATTTACATACCAAATTTTGCAAGCAATTGACTTCTACCATTTGAATAAAGATAATGGCGTACAACTCCAAATTGGTGGTAGTGATCAATGGGGTAATATTACTGCAGGTATTGACTTGATTCACAAACTTGAAGGTGCAGATCGGCCAGCATTTGGTTTAACTATTCCATTAATGCTTAAGGCTGATGGTACTAAGTTTGGTAAGTCTGCTGGTGGAGCTGTGTGGCTTGATCCAGAAAAGACTAGTCCTTACGAATTCTACCAATTCTGGATCAATCAAGATGACCGGGATGTTATTAAGTATCTCAAGTACTTTACTTTCTTATCTCGTGAAGAAATTGAAGATTTAGCTGAAAAGACTGAAAAAGAACCTTGGAAACGTGCTGCTCAAAAGAAATTAGCTGAAGAAGTTACTAAGTTTGTCCATGGTGAAGAAGGCTTGAAAGAAGCTCAAATGATTACCGAAGCATTATTCTCAGGTAATGTTAAGAGTTTATCAGTTCCTCAAATTGAACAAGCTTTAAAGAATGCTCCAAGCGCTGAAGCAACTCATGAAACTAAGAATATCGTAGAATTTTTGGTTGAAACTAAGATTGAACCATCTAAGCGTCAAGCACGTGAAGACATTAAAAATGGTGCGATTTACGTAAATGGCGAACGTCAAGATAATATTGACTTTATCATCGAACCAGATAGTGATTTTGATGGAAAATATGTAATTATCCGTAAGGGTAAGAGAAAGTATACTTTAGTTAAAATTAAGTAATAAATAAAAATTAAGGACTAGGAATGTAAAAACGTTCCTGGTCCTTTTTGTTATAATTAAATTGATATCTGCCGTTTTAGCTCAGGAGGTAGAGCACCGCCGTGGTAAGGAGGAGGTCCCCAGTTCAAATCTGGGAAACGGCTTAGTGAATAATTTAGTAACAAAAAAATTCTAGGGATGGTCAAAAAGGTCATCCCTTTTTATAATTGTTATAAATAGTATAAATAATTTATGAAAGAAGAATTAATATGGCTCATGAACTTACGCTAGATGAAATTTCAAAATTTCAACAAGATTATCAACAAAATAAGCAAAATAAAATTGCTGAGTTAGATGTTGTGAATAACGGTGTGCAAAAAGCAAGTTTCAACGGTGAAGGTATCCGTGATTTAAATCGAACTTTCTCAATTGAAATTCCAACTGATAATGTGACAGATCAAAAGCAATCAGGTCGTTGTTGGTTGTTTGCGGCTTTGAATGTTTTACGTCATAAGTTTGCCAAGCAATATCATGCAAAGAACTTTACTTTTTCACAAAGCTACCTTTTCTTCTGGGATCGAATTGAAAGAGCGAATATTTTCTTTAATCATATTCTAGAAACTGCGAATAAACCTGTGGATGATCGTACTGTGCATTTTTACTTACAAGCACCTGATACTGATGGTGGACAATGGCACATGGCTATTTCATTAATTAGAAAATATGGCTTGGTACCAACTTATGCACAAGACGAAAGTTTTATAGCTAATAATACAGCTGCCTTTAATCAAGCATTGAATATGAAATTGCGTGAAGATGGACTAGTTTTGCGTAAACTTGCTCAAGCTGGTAAAACTAATGAAATTGAACAAAAACGTCAGGAATATTTAAGTGAAATTTACCGCATGGCTGTAATTGCTTTTGGACAACCTGTGCAAAAGTTTGATCTAGAATTTAAAGATGATGATGGAAATTACAAGTTAGACCAAAATATTACTCCATTAGACTTTTTCCACAATTATTTTGAAGATGACTTAGATGATTATGTAGTACTATTTAACGCTCCAGATCATGAGTATGATAAGCTTTACGCTTTTCCATTTGAAGATAATGTTGAAGGCGGTAGCCCAGTTAGATTTTTGAATACAAAGATTGAAAATCTTAAGGAAGCCGCAATTAAGCAGCTAAAAGATGGAGAAACAATCTGGTTTGGCTGTGATGTTGGTAAGCAAAGTGATCGCCAAAAGGGAATTTTAGCTGCTGATTTATATGAAACTGATACGATTTTTGGTATTGAGACTAAGTTAAATAAAAAAGAACGTCTTCAGACTGGTGCTAGTGGTTCAACTCATGCAATGACCTTTGTAGGAGTAGATGTAGTGAATGGTAAACCTCGTCAGTGGAAAGTAGAAAACTCATGGGGAACAAAAGTTGGCGATAAAGGCTATTTTGTCATGGATGATAAATGGTTTGACGAATATTTGTTTAAAGTTGTAGTTAAGAAGCAATATTTACCAGAGAAACTAGTGAAAATTGCTGAAGGCGAAGCAACTCCTGTTCCTTGCTGGGATTCAATGGCTTAGTCTAGGAAATTGATAATGAACATTGAATTAGTTAAGCAATTTACTAAAGATCACCTAAAAGGTGAAAAAACAGGACACGATTATTACCATGGTCAGCGTGTAGCAAATTTAGCTACAAAAATGTATTTAAGCGATTATCCTGATGCACATGAAGATAGTAGAATCGTTGCTATTATTCAGACAGGAAGTTATTTACATGATACGATTGATGAAAAGATTTGTGAGGATCCCGAAAAAGTTATAAAGGAAATCAAAGAATTATTGCCTAAGGTTGGTTTTACGAATCTAGAAGTAGAAGATATTTTATTTACTATTCAACACATGTCTTTTTCTGCTAATATTGAACGTCATTATCAACTGCCTTTGAGTGGACAATATGTGCAAGATGCTGATCGGATTGAAAGTTTAGGGGCAATCGGAATTGCTAGAGCATTTACTTATGGCGGAAAACACGGAAATAAGATTTATGACCCCAAAATTAAGCCTGAAAAACTAGTTAGTCATGATCAATATCGCAATCATGTAGAAACCACAATTAACCATTTTTATGAGAAATTATTTGATTTAGAAAGTCTAATGAATACTCCAGCTGCTAAAAAGGAAGCACATCGGAGAACTGAATATATGCATGAGTTTGTCCAAGAATTTATGAATGAATGGAATGTATAGCTGAAGAAAAAAGAGATTTGTATCAACAATAGGTACAAATCTCTTTTTGGTATATATTTTAGTTTGGCTCTATACTTTTTCCTGTTGATGGATATCTATGATATTCTATCGACAGGATTTTTATTGCACAAAGAAAGAGGCCATAAGCCTCACTGCATTAAATCTTCTGATTCCACTCTAAAGAATAAAGGTGATTGCTTATGTCCTCTAACAATGATTGTATTAAATTTCATCTCAATATTGAAGATCCTAATATTATTTTTTCTGATTATTTTAAAAAATATATTAACGGCAAATATCATAATCTCTATGTAGCTGAACTTATTCAGTCCCATTGTCCTTACTGTCTTTCCTCTAATCTTAAGCATAACGGTCATTACGTTTCTAACGTTCGTTTCATTACTGCTGATGCTAGTAAGCCCGTTACTATCAGATTAAGAAAACAACGTGTTCTCTGCAATGACTGTTTAAAAAGATCTATGGCTCAATCTAATCTGGTTAATAAAGGCTCCTATATCTCTAACACTTCTAAGCGAAAAATACTTTCTGCTCTTACTGAAGATCGTTCAATGACCAGCATTGCTAGAGAACATAATGTATCTGTCAACACGGTTCAAAGAGTATTAGAAGCCTGCTCTTCTAAGTTCTATGATAACTTTGATCATCTCCCTGAACACTTAGCTTTTGATGAATTCAAAGGTGTAGGCAAAAAGCTTCACTTTATTTGTCTAGATGGTGATACTCACAAAGTTGTTCAAATTCTTAGAACTCGTTTCAAACCTGATATTCTACGCTATTTTTACAAGTTCACTCCTAAAGCTCGTGCAATGGTTAAAACAGTAACTATGGATCTTAATTGTTATTATCCTTTAGTTGCTAGAGAATTATTTCCAAATGCTCAGATAGTTATTGACCGTTTTCATATGGTTCAAATGCTTACTAGATCGTTTAATATTTTCCGAGTTCAAATCATGAAGCAATTTAAAAAGCAAAGCCATGAATATAAGCTTTTAAAGTCTCCTTGGAAGCTTTATCTCATGAAATATGACAAACTTAATAAGACTACTCCTTATTACGACTGGCATTTAAGGACTGTCTAACACAGGAGCATGTTGTCTTAGATGGTTTAGATTGTGACCAAACCTTAGAAAATACTTATTGGGTTATGCAGGACTTTATGACTTGCTATTCAGGATAACGATGAAAAGAAAGTTATCCATCTACTTCATTCAAAACAAAGTGTTGGTAAACAAATGCATCAAACTCTATTAACTTTTAAACGTAATTATTCTGGTGTCCTAAACGGTATTACCTCAACTTATTCTAATGGTTGTCTTGAAGGAGTTAACCGTAAGATTAAACAAATTGAACGTACTGCTTATGGCTATAGAAATTTCAAACATTTATTAATTAGACTCGAAGAAAATATTATAAAAGAAAAAGAGCCAAACAACTATTTTCTAGTTGCTTAGCTCTCTTTACAAACTATTCATCAACAGGATTTGACAAACAGCCTTTAGTTTTTACTAAGCTAGTGAATCCCAAGCAGGAAGTGGAGTAGGCTTGCTTTTTGCGAGTTTCTTTTGGTCGTCGGTTAAGAATTCTTTTCTAACAACTACTTCATAAACAAATGCATCAAACCACTTATCACTCATTGTGAAGTAACCTTTACGGCCAGATTTTTCACTCCATGAGTTTTCAACTTTCCACTTGCGAATTTCACCCTTATCTAAGTCAACACCGACTAAAGTCATAGCGTGGCTAACTTCGCCTTCACCAGTAGCCAATCTTTCTGCCTTAGTCATATAAGTATCAACATCAAATAATTCATCGGTCTTGTATAATTCAGTATCTAGGTAACCAGTCTTGCGGTCCATTTCCTTTAAGACATCGTTACCAAACCAAACGCTTTCGCCGTCTTTCAATTGGTTAATAGAAGCTTCCTTTAAGTATTCGATTGGGACATTTAGAAAGGTAATCGGAATACCACCATTAACGTTGTCTTCAAATGGAAGAGAGTAAAGCTTACCATATTCATGATCTGGTGCATTGGTTAAACAAACATAATCTTCAAAGTTAACATCCCAGTATTTATTAAAGAATTCAACTGGAGTTAAGTCCTTATCTAAGTGAAGCTTTTTATCATCGTCTCGATATTCTAAGTCAAAAGTCTTAGGTGGTTCACCAACAGCAATTGCAGTCATGCGGTAAATTTCGCTTAAGAATTCTTTACGCTTCTTTTCAACTTCATCAGTTTTACCTTCTTGAACTAATTTACGTAAAACTAGGGCATCTTTTCTTTCCTTACGAGCTAAAGCATCAGCTAAGCCAGCAGTGTGGTTAGTATTAAAACTCTCAGGCATTGCATTAGTTGGTACAACACCGTATTTTTTAACTAATGAAGCAGCCATTGCCCATTGACCACCATCTGAGCCAGCAAAGTTCATGTAGGCTTTAACAGTACGATCCTCTAAAGGCTTATCAGCAGAATCAATAATTGCATCATAGAAAATATTAGCACGTTCAATCTTATCCCAGAAGAAGTTATATGCTTGAGATAAGGTGAAGTTTTTAGCCTTATATTTTTTACCAAAATCATGACGTAAAGTATTTAAAGTCGCAAATAACCAGCAACGACCTGACTGCATTTGGTTAGTAACGTTATCAGTTTCTACTTCGACAGAGAATACATCGTTTAGACGGTTAGTAACTGCTGGATTAAATGAAGCCTCTAACACACCAGATCGCATTGCTGCGCGAGAAACTACTTGATTACGTGAATTATCAAAGTCACTACGGAATTGATCGATTTCTTGTAGGGTTAATTCGTGAGCCATAAATGACACTCCTTTAATTTTTTTATCATGTTTTTCATTATATTTACTATACAGCAAATCACAACTTAATACACTAATTTTGTGAATGAAAGTAGCTTTCATGAGTATTTAAGGTGTGATTCTGAAGTATAATATTGATAACAATATCGGAGGGAAGAACTATGAAAAAGAATATTTTTGTATCAGGAATTACCCTAATGACAATGCTTTTAGCTGTAGGTTGCAGTAATAATGCAAGCCAATCTAACAATAATAATGAAGCTAAAAGTACTAACACAAGCCATAAAAAGAGCCACAAAGCTAAAAAACATACAACTAAGAAAGATAAGACTGATATAGATACTGATAATTCAGAAACTACCAGTTCAGATAAAAAAACTGATAAGAGTAGTGAAAATTCCAAGAGTAGTACTAGTAAGAAGATCAGCCAAAATGGCTCAGCAAGCTCTAATACTTCTTCTAATTCAAATGAATCAGAAAACCAAAATAATTCAAATGGTTCATCAAATTCTTCAGCATCTAATACTCAAAATAATAGCGGTCAAAGTGCTGCGTCAGCTAATAACTCTTCAGATGCTATGTTTAACAAGATGGTTTCTAATACTATTAAAGAAAACGGCTATTCAGGTAGTTATGGACCAGATAATTTTACGTTAATTGATGGTGGTAATGGGCAATATTCTTTAGCTGAGAAGTCAACTGGAACAATTGTCGGTCATTATTCCGTAAAGAATGGTGATCTTTACAAGCAAGATGTGATTACTGGAAATGATGTTAAGGTTAAATAATGGTTTATTATCAGAAAATGACGCCTGAAGGCTATCAGGAAATTAAAGACGAGATAGCCCGCTTAAAAAAAGATCGGCCACGAAGAATTAAAATCTTACAAGAAGCTCGTAGTATGGGAGACTTATCAGAAAACTCTGAATATACTACAGCTAAGATGGAATTAGGGCATTTACAAAGTCGCTTGCGCTATTTAGATAAGCAATTAAGATATTCAGAAATTATTCAAAAAGATGAAAGTGGAACTATTGATTTAGGATCAAATGTTACTTTACTTTTTGATGGTGACGATGAAGCTGAAAAGTATCGGATTGTTGGTAGAATGGAAGCAGATTTAGCTAAGGGGAAAATTTCCTTTGATTCGCCTTTAGGACAAGCCTTAATGAAGAAAAAAGCTGGTGTAACAGTAACTATTGAAGCGCCAGCTGGAAACTACGATGTTAAAATTATCGCGGTAGATTAAAAGACATCTCGCTTATGCGGGATGCCTTTTTCTTCTCTAAATAATTTATTCAATATTAATTGTATTTTCCTTATCTTCTTCAGTTAACTTTGGTAAGGTAATGGTTAAAACGCCATTAACGTCTTTTGCGGAAATGTCTTTAGAGTCAACATCAGGAATACGATAACTTCTTTGAATGTGACCAACGCTTCTTTCACGGTGAAGAACGTTGCCATTGTTATTGTCTAAGTTATCGAATGAATCCCGACTACCTGAAACGTTTAGAACGCCATCTTTATATGAAACTTTGATGTCTTTCTTATCCATTCCTGGCATGTCAACCTTAACAATATAGTCCTTATCAGTTTCTGCTACATCAGATTGCATAATGTTCTTGATGGAACTGTCGTCAAAAAAGTCTTTTGGAAAACTAAACCAATCACTCAATTGATCCATCATATTATCGTTGTTACGATTTTTCATCATTTCGTTTGCCATAATAAAACTTCCTTCCATTATGCTCTCTACAATCTCTATTGTAGTAGGTCCATAGGGAAAGTAAAACATTTAGCACTCTAAGTAAGACAGTGCTAATAAAATGAAAAATAGGATTTAGAAACTGCTCTAAATCCTATTTTAAATAGTTAATCTAAATCTTTACCGTTAGATTCAATAACTTTCTTATACCAGTTAAATGAATCCTTCTTTGAGCGTTCTAGCGTTCCTTCTCCTTTATCGTTCTTGTCAACATAGATAAAGCCATAACGCTTATCCATTTGACCAGTTCCGGCTGAGACTAAGTCGATACATCCCCAAGGAAGGTAACCCATCAAGTCAACGCCGTCTAAAACAACAGCTTTTTCCATTTGTTCAATGTGCTTTCTCAAGTAATCGATTCGATATGGATCGTGAACTGAACCGTCAGCTTCGCGCTTATCGTAAGCACCGAGACCATTTTCAACGATAAATAGTGGCTTGTGGTAACGGTCAGTTAGGTGGTTAAGAGAGATTCTCAAACCTTCTGGATCAATTTCCCAACCCCAGTCACTACGCTCTAAAGTAGGGTTTTCTACGATCGCTTCTTGTAAGTCAGTTAATTCATCTGGTTTAACTTTCTTACTTGAAACAGTAGTGGATTGATAGTATGAGAAGCCAACGTAGTCTACTGTACCTTCTTTTAAGGCAATTTTATCTTCTTCAGTGATATCTGGACGGTAGCCATTTCTTTCAATGTAATCTTCAACAGCATTTGGATATTCACCGTTAACGTGTACATCGGAGAAGAAGTCACGTCTTTGTTCAAACTTATCAGCAAGTAAAACATCATCTGATGATGGAGTTAAAGGACGAACAGGTGAGTAGTTAATCATACAACCAATTTGGAAGTCTGGATTAATCTTATGGCCTTCTTTAACTGCTAAAGCAGAAGCAACTAATTCATAGTGGGCAGCTTGATACATAGCCGCTTCTTTTTCTTTATCGCCCATTCCATTCTTAAACAAGATACCAGAGTTAGTGGCCATTAAGAAGTCATTGTTAAAACTAGATTGATTATCAATTTCGTTGAAAGTCATCCAGTATTTAACTTTATTCTTGTAACGCTTAAAGCAAACACGGGCAAAGCGAACAAAGTAATCGATTAATTTACGGTTAGTAAAACCACCATATTCTTTGACTAAGTGATAAGGAATTTCAAAGTGAGAAAGGGTAATTACAGGTTCAATTCCATACTTATGACATTCATCAAATAAGTCATCGTAGAACTTAAGACCTGCTGCATTAGGTTCTTCTTCATCGCCTTTAGGAAAAATTCTAGTCCAAGCTATTGAAGTACGAAACGCCTTAAAGCCCATTTCAGCCATTAATTTAATATCACCTTTATAGTGGTGGTAAAAATCAATGGCATCATGATTAGGATAGTTTTTACCAGAAATAATACCATCAGTAATTTCACGTGGCCTAGTTGCTGATCCTACTGTCATAACATCAGCTACAGACATTCCCTTTCCATCTTCATCCCATGCACCTTCAAGTTGGTGAGCGGCAACAGCGCCGCCCCATAAAAAGCCCTTAGGCATAGTGTATCCAGTCATATTCAATACGTCCTTTCTAAAGTAAGCGTTTTCGAAACTCATTCTACAAATTAAAAACTAAATTGTAAAGATTAAAAGTATAGAATTTATTTTTTATAATAAAACAGTGATAATTATTGCAAACGATTTCATTATGAGGTATTATACAGATGTTATCTGAATTGTTCAGGAACAATATTAGGAGGGCAGATACAATAATGACTAAAAGGGATCAGAGTTTAGAACAAAAGAAACATGATATGAGTGTGAGATCTATAAATTTTAGCCGCTATTTAATGATTCGTTATTTTTCTGCGGCGTTCTTATTCACTAATCTATTTTGGTTAGTTTTTGCAATTTGCTACAAGGATATTGTTGCTTCGATAATTTCGGGATTATTGTTTGTTTTATTATTAGTAGCTTCAGTAGAGCAGGTAAGCAAATGGAATGTTAGAAATACTGACTTGAAGTTTACGAAACTGTATTATCAGCTGCAGCTAGGTGCAAATGTAATCTTTGCTATAGGTTGCTATTTACCATTTGGAAAGATTCTATTTCCTTTTATGACTACAAATGATGTCGCAAATGTAATTTTTACGATTCTAGTTGTTGGAATTTTAGGTTCTATTTTGATTTTAAGAAGAATTAGCAATATTCAAAATGGCTGCGACAAATATGCACGAGCAATTAAGACATTTGAAAGTAATAGACAGTAGGACAAATTGAGGGGGATGTACTATGTCTGACACTGCACAACCATC
Protein-coding regions in this window:
- a CDS encoding LTA synthase family protein, which produces MKSALKKTIQWILLIVLLLGILIQTLGFWNYNPATVAGRAKIGLMIGLVELAVMVWYGMSYGDKEYSFKETVKSWLEGVITLVIFYLVFVISLPQFFSAWNLWGIFFPVLTSTSALFSGIIISLFFQPFIFRLQKRLSTKQNVLLLTTITILIFTLSAGNSLLTSYSIFGFYLVLPFAWGMLISKITVSKKLIAGLTVATVLLLPAVYYFTIQLIPIQTPQAVVFTQMNMSWNTSLLMSPSSPLMILFVVTGGLLFRKWLVGVSHKVFSILIPAIIFGTTAYGMTLWKEKLQLLLAPVSKKVTLLLILSLLVASFIINFIFNRFVLSNKHVQNFLDKFAGTDLDDLLNLLNSGLNFLKKHRPIICLFAYFMVVSIIGFFTFKSNVNVTLTYIFTSRLGTVILSSIFLLACFEVFYVITKHFWVAASIPTILGLGIAIANGIKMSLREEPVYPTEIGEIVNWKTLIPMMGTNNLIYILIGLAVLIVLIVFLEKKFPINLKRKKSSWIELVISLLVLITPLWFNDENSSIYYISKGFDNSPNFRNPPDSTGANGSILTFLDFIKVPIMDKPTNYSESSVKKVVEKYQNEAVSINKTRKNKLSDQTLVFNLSESFVDPKEFPSVKISNDVRDPIKYIRKLMTTTTSGHMLSAGYGGGTGNMEYESLTGFNMGVFSTAITPYTQVTSRYKFYPTIGMDFKYSSALHPFNGTFYGRIDNYRRFKFNKFAYLGSKYKIYDKKTIGTNPYLSDETAYQNGLRQINSQKDGQFINLISMQNHIPYGDYYSPNEYKENVSGSLISDENTKNSFAAYTKGIEYTDKAVKKFIKQIDKINKPITLVFYGDHYPAIIDQTQLSKYPVKLHATNYFIYSNKYAREHSAKSKIKPNKYVSTASFIPMALEQTNSKVTAYQALLTKSYQELPAITINYSGDDGFELIDQNGKQVSEKKLTKKQKELLKDYQLIQYDMSAGKGYSLKIKGFYK
- the tyrS gene encoding tyrosine--tRNA ligase gives rise to the protein MAKFDILEDLKWRGAINQETDEEGLRKYLAEHDDLALYCGTDPTGDSLHIGHLIPFMIMKRFQMAGYHPVILIGGGTGSIGDPSGRKTERVLQTAEQVKHNEEKLTAQMKKLFGTENFEIKNNAEWLGKLNLIDFLRDYGKFFQVNNMINKDVVASRLENGISFTEFTYQILQAIDFYHLNKDNGVQLQIGGSDQWGNITAGIDLIHKLEGADRPAFGLTIPLMLKADGTKFGKSAGGAVWLDPEKTSPYEFYQFWINQDDRDVIKYLKYFTFLSREEIEDLAEKTEKEPWKRAAQKKLAEEVTKFVHGEEGLKEAQMITEALFSGNVKSLSVPQIEQALKNAPSAEATHETKNIVEFLVETKIEPSKRQAREDIKNGAIYVNGERQDNIDFIIEPDSDFDGKYVIIRKGKRKYTLVKIK
- a CDS encoding C1 family peptidase, producing MAHELTLDEISKFQQDYQQNKQNKIAELDVVNNGVQKASFNGEGIRDLNRTFSIEIPTDNVTDQKQSGRCWLFAALNVLRHKFAKQYHAKNFTFSQSYLFFWDRIERANIFFNHILETANKPVDDRTVHFYLQAPDTDGGQWHMAISLIRKYGLVPTYAQDESFIANNTAAFNQALNMKLREDGLVLRKLAQAGKTNEIEQKRQEYLSEIYRMAVIAFGQPVQKFDLEFKDDDGNYKLDQNITPLDFFHNYFEDDLDDYVVLFNAPDHEYDKLYAFPFEDNVEGGSPVRFLNTKIENLKEAAIKQLKDGETIWFGCDVGKQSDRQKGILAADLYETDTIFGIETKLNKKERLQTGASGSTHAMTFVGVDVVNGKPRQWKVENSWGTKVGDKGYFVMDDKWFDEYLFKVVVKKQYLPEKLVKIAEGEATPVPCWDSMA
- a CDS encoding HD domain-containing protein, whose translation is MNIELVKQFTKDHLKGEKTGHDYYHGQRVANLATKMYLSDYPDAHEDSRIVAIIQTGSYLHDTIDEKICEDPEKVIKEIKELLPKVGFTNLEVEDILFTIQHMSFSANIERHYQLPLSGQYVQDADRIESLGAIGIARAFTYGGKHGNKIYDPKIKPEKLVSHDQYRNHVETTINHFYEKLFDLESLMNTPAAKKEAHRRTEYMHEFVQEFMNEWNV
- a CDS encoding C1 family peptidase yields the protein MAHELTLQEIDQFRSDFDNSRNQVVSRAAMRSGVLEASFNPAVTNRLNDVFSVEVETDNVTNQMQSGRCWLFATLNTLRHDFGKKYKAKNFTLSQAYNFFWDKIERANIFYDAIIDSADKPLEDRTVKAYMNFAGSDGGQWAMAASLVKKYGVVPTNAMPESFNTNHTAGLADALARKERKDALVLRKLVQEGKTDEVEKKRKEFLSEIYRMTAIAVGEPPKTFDLEYRDDDKKLHLDKDLTPVEFFNKYWDVNFEDYVCLTNAPDHEYGKLYSLPFEDNVNGGIPITFLNVPIEYLKEASINQLKDGESVWFGNDVLKEMDRKTGYLDTELYKTDELFDVDTYMTKAERLATGEGEVSHAMTLVGVDLDKGEIRKWKVENSWSEKSGRKGYFTMSDKWFDAFVYEVVVRKEFLTDDQKKLAKSKPTPLPAWDSLA